In Silvanigrella paludirubra, one DNA window encodes the following:
- a CDS encoding pyridoxal phosphate-dependent aminotransferase: MNRLDSISFGKIVQIREQLLKLQATGKKVYRLESGDPSFSIAPHITAAIEKALHDGKTHYIPNNGIPELLKALSQKLYNQNKIKVTENDIFVTNGAMHALYVVFQCMLEQGDEVIVPEPLWTEIGENIRLAGGVTVSVPLTRQNNYQYSYEDIVKKITSRTKAIFVNSPQNPSGAIVPKEELQRIANLAAERGLWLVCDEAYEDLVYEGEHYSPASGLEGYDKAISLYSFSKSHAMSGLRVGYIVTTNKSLKERIPKLLRCTVNGINSIAQWGALAAVTGPRDHLNYMLSEYRIRREIIFNAASEIPGIIPFKPQGAFYLWCEVEPQLLQKLQIKSVSQLSDFLAERGIGSAPGDSFGISCANAIRFAFSCSTQQVTEGSKALKEILMQDK, encoded by the coding sequence ATGAATCGTCTTGACTCGATTAGTTTTGGCAAAATTGTGCAAATTAGAGAGCAGTTATTGAAGCTGCAAGCTACAGGAAAAAAGGTTTATCGCCTAGAGTCAGGTGATCCAAGTTTTTCAATTGCACCGCACATTACTGCAGCAATAGAAAAAGCACTTCATGATGGAAAAACTCATTATATTCCAAATAATGGAATACCAGAACTTTTAAAAGCTCTTTCCCAAAAACTTTATAATCAAAATAAAATTAAAGTAACAGAAAATGATATTTTTGTAACTAATGGTGCAATGCATGCTTTATATGTTGTTTTCCAATGTATGCTAGAGCAAGGCGATGAAGTTATAGTTCCCGAACCGCTATGGACTGAAATTGGAGAAAACATTCGTTTAGCAGGTGGTGTTACTGTATCTGTTCCTTTAACAAGACAAAATAATTATCAATATTCATATGAAGATATAGTTAAAAAAATCACCTCTCGTACCAAGGCAATCTTTGTAAATTCACCTCAAAATCCATCAGGTGCAATTGTTCCAAAAGAAGAATTACAACGTATTGCAAATTTAGCAGCAGAGCGTGGATTATGGCTTGTTTGTGATGAAGCCTATGAAGATCTAGTATATGAAGGAGAGCATTATTCACCAGCAAGTGGTTTAGAAGGATATGATAAAGCAATTTCTTTATATTCATTTTCAAAATCACATGCGATGAGTGGATTAAGAGTAGGTTATATTGTAACAACAAATAAATCTTTAAAAGAAAGAATTCCAAAGTTGTTACGTTGTACAGTAAATGGAATTAATAGTATCGCGCAATGGGGTGCATTAGCCGCAGTAACAGGACCTCGCGATCATTTAAATTATATGTTATCTGAATACAGAATTCGCCGTGAAATTATTTTTAATGCTGCTTCAGAAATTCCTGGCATTATCCCTTTTAAACCACAGGGTGCGTTTTACTTATGGTGTGAAGTAGAACCTCAATTATTGCAAAAATTGCAAATTAAATCTGTTTCTCAACTTTCTGACTTTTTAGCAGAACGTGGTATTGGTAGTGCTCCTGGTGATAGTTTTGGAATAAGCTGTGCAAATGCGATTCGTTTTGCTTTTAGTTGCAGCACTCAACAAGTAACTGAAGGTTCCAAAGCTTTAAAAGAAATTTTAATGCAAGATAAATAA
- a CDS encoding amidohydrolase family protein — protein MQNKNPIFIILYLLVFILNLSFYTSSYSAIMPKLNSNDHITIFLDVTIVDVESGKLKPNSWVLIKDNKIINIGSKNNLVIPKKAKIINTKGKYLIPGLWDMHVHIFDSQKIAFPSLIANGVVGVRDMGASFEQIEKWKEEASKSIYTPRIFYSGPYFDNKLKLNYSFSVKTEEEARQAVRLFQEKGVDFIKTYSDLEKNIFNALVDECKIRKIPFAGHLPVELSPIEASNLGQSSVEHLEFFVAASKLEDEIRSDQSKTNNLEELFLLDLKAANNIDYDKENKIINTYSKNKTWQTPTLAVQRGLFATSIDERSKYIPKDIKKFWENFIIEMNSSKIFQKTLSQLFEKNLDIIDKMNKAKVPFLAGTDANLEATIALPNIFFGFSIHDEMELFVKAGLKPIEALQSATINPAKFLGIEKDYGSIAIGKTADLVLLNENPLIHIENTKKIDSVMINGILFNKNDIEKILKQLQDQ, from the coding sequence ATGCAAAATAAGAATCCCATTTTTATAATATTATATTTATTAGTTTTTATTTTAAACTTATCTTTTTACACTTCTTCTTATTCAGCAATCATGCCAAAATTAAATTCAAATGATCATATTACTATTTTTTTGGATGTTACTATAGTTGATGTAGAATCTGGAAAGTTAAAACCGAACTCATGGGTTTTAATTAAAGATAATAAAATAATTAATATAGGCTCAAAGAATAATCTTGTAATTCCTAAAAAAGCTAAGATAATCAACACAAAAGGAAAATATTTAATTCCTGGTTTATGGGATATGCATGTGCATATTTTTGATAGTCAAAAAATAGCATTTCCAAGTTTAATTGCCAATGGAGTTGTTGGTGTTCGTGACATGGGAGCTTCATTTGAACAAATTGAAAAGTGGAAAGAAGAAGCTTCAAAAAGTATTTATACTCCTAGAATATTTTATTCAGGACCATATTTTGATAATAAATTAAAATTAAACTATAGCTTTAGTGTTAAAACAGAAGAAGAAGCTAGGCAGGCAGTAAGATTATTTCAAGAAAAAGGGGTTGATTTTATAAAAACATACTCAGATCTTGAAAAGAATATTTTTAATGCATTAGTTGATGAATGTAAAATAAGAAAAATTCCTTTTGCAGGTCATCTTCCTGTAGAATTAAGTCCAATAGAAGCATCTAATTTAGGTCAAAGTAGCGTTGAGCATCTTGAATTCTTTGTTGCAGCATCAAAATTAGAAGATGAAATTAGGAGCGATCAATCTAAAACTAATAATCTTGAGGAACTTTTTCTCTTAGATTTAAAAGCAGCAAACAATATTGACTATGATAAAGAAAATAAAATAATAAATACATATTCAAAAAATAAAACTTGGCAGACACCGACATTGGCTGTTCAGCGAGGATTATTTGCAACATCAATAGATGAAAGATCCAAATATATTCCTAAAGATATAAAAAAGTTCTGGGAAAATTTTATTATTGAAATGAATTCTTCTAAAATATTTCAAAAAACATTAAGTCAATTATTTGAAAAAAATCTTGATATTATAGATAAAATGAATAAAGCAAAAGTTCCATTTTTAGCTGGAACAGACGCTAATTTAGAAGCTACTATAGCACTTCCTAATATTTTTTTTGGTTTTAGTATTCATGATGAAATGGAATTATTTGTAAAAGCAGGGCTTAAGCCAATAGAAGCATTACAATCGGCAACAATAAATCCTGCCAAGTTTTTAGGAATAGAAAAAGATTATGGTAGTATTGCAATTGGTAAAACAGCTGACCTTGTTTTATTAAATGAAAATCCATTAATTCATATTGAAAATACAAAAAAAATAGATTCTGTGATGATAAATGGAATCCTTTTTAATAAAAATGATATAGAAAAAATATTAAAACAGCTTCAAGATCAATAA
- a CDS encoding amidohydrolase family protein — protein MQNKNPIFIILYLLVFILNLSFYTSSYSAIMPKLKSNDHFTIFLDVTIVDVESGKLKPNSWVLIKDNKIINIGSKNNLVIPKKSKIINTKGKYLIPGLWDMHVHILDSQKIAFPSFIANGVVGVRDMSASFEQIEMWKEEASKSIYTPRIFYSGPALDNKIKSHFNIKTEEEARKAVRLFQEKGVDFIKPYTWLEKNIYYALVDECKIRKIPFAGHVPFEMSPMEASNLGQSSIEHFAEFFVAASKLADEVWNNIAKTNNIEELFYLDLKAANSIDYDKENNIINAFAKNKTWQTPTLSVQRGYFATSTDERSKYIPKNIKKFWEDTIAERKSSERLQKMSSEVFDKFLILTNKMNKAKVPFLAGTDANISTLEALPNVFYGFSIHDEMELFVKAGLNPIEALQTATINPAKFLGIDKDYGSIEIGKTADLVLLTENPLIHIENTKKIDSVMINGILFNKNDIEKTLKQLQDQ, from the coding sequence ATGCAAAATAAGAATCCCATTTTTATAATATTATATTTATTAGTTTTTATTTTAAACTTATCTTTTTACACTTCCTCTTATTCAGCAATCATGCCAAAATTAAAGTCAAATGATCATTTTACTATTTTTTTGGATGTTACTATAGTTGATGTAGAATCTGGAAAGTTAAAACCGAACTCATGGGTTTTAATTAAAGATAATAAAATAATTAATATAGGCTCAAAAAATAATCTTGTAATTCCTAAAAAATCTAAAATAATAAACACGAAAGGAAAATATTTAATTCCTGGTTTATGGGATATGCATGTGCATATTTTAGATAGTCAAAAAATAGCATTTCCAAGTTTCATAGCCAATGGGGTTGTTGGTGTTCGTGACATGTCAGCTTCATTCGAACAAATTGAAATGTGGAAAGAAGAAGCTTCAAAAAGTATTTATACTCCTAGAATATTTTATTCAGGACCAGCTCTCGATAATAAAATAAAATCACACTTTAATATTAAAACAGAAGAAGAAGCCAGAAAGGCAGTAAGATTATTTCAAGAAAAAGGCGTTGATTTTATAAAACCATACACATGGTTAGAAAAAAATATATATTATGCATTAGTTGATGAGTGCAAAATAAGAAAAATCCCATTTGCGGGTCATGTTCCATTCGAAATGAGTCCAATGGAAGCATCCAATTTAGGCCAAAGTAGCATTGAGCATTTTGCAGAATTCTTTGTTGCAGCTTCAAAATTAGCAGATGAAGTATGGAACAATATAGCTAAAACTAATAATATTGAGGAACTTTTTTATTTAGATTTAAAAGCAGCAAATAGTATTGATTATGATAAAGAAAATAATATTATAAATGCTTTTGCAAAAAATAAAACCTGGCAGACTCCAACATTATCCGTCCAGCGTGGTTATTTTGCAACATCAACAGATGAAAGATCCAAATATATTCCAAAAAATATTAAAAAGTTCTGGGAAGATACTATTGCTGAAAGAAAATCTTCTGAAAGATTGCAAAAAATGAGTAGTGAAGTATTTGATAAATTCCTTATTCTTACAAATAAAATGAATAAAGCAAAAGTTCCCTTTTTAGCAGGTACAGACGCTAATATCTCAACTTTAGAAGCACTTCCAAATGTTTTTTATGGTTTTAGTATTCATGATGAAATGGAATTATTTGTAAAAGCAGGACTTAATCCAATAGAAGCATTACAAACGGCAACAATAAATCCTGCCAAGTTTTTAGGAATAGATAAAGATTATGGTAGTATTGAAATTGGTAAAACTGCTGATCTTGTTTTATTAACAGAAAATCCGTTGATTCATATTGAAAATACTAAAAAAATAGATTCTGTTATGATTAATGGGATTCTATTTAATAAAAATGATATAGAAAAAACATTAAAACAACTTCAAGATCAATAA
- a CDS encoding pyridine nucleotide-disulfide oxidoreductase has protein sequence MTFENEYEWTVIGAGPAGIAAVGKLIDNHIDPKKILWIDPEFKVGDFGKKWSKVPSNTKVSLFINFLNSCNSFEFLKSNVLFDIQKISADETCELDLMVQPLQCITNTLKSKVVSNIDIVSSLKMKNRYWLLEFNNQNAIISKNVIMAIGAEEKILSYPDLKTIPLEIALNKHKLKEYCHSDDIISVFGSSHSAILVIRNILENCPKTKILNFYKSPLCYALNCGNTILNDNTGLKGTTAHWAKENLHGNLPENLNRFLANEENLKNELYKCTHVVYAIGFQRRKIILEGVSDFEYNPKTGIIAPGLFGFGIAFPELKCDSFGNEEHRVGLWKFMNYINNVLPIWLRYSI, from the coding sequence ATGACTTTTGAAAATGAATATGAGTGGACCGTGATTGGAGCTGGACCTGCTGGAATTGCAGCTGTTGGTAAACTTATAGACAATCATATTGATCCTAAAAAAATTCTTTGGATTGATCCTGAATTTAAAGTCGGAGATTTTGGTAAAAAATGGAGTAAAGTACCAAGCAATACAAAAGTAAGTTTATTTATAAATTTTTTAAATTCTTGCAATTCATTTGAATTTTTGAAATCAAATGTATTATTTGATATTCAAAAAATTTCAGCAGATGAAACCTGTGAGCTTGATCTTATGGTGCAGCCTTTGCAATGTATTACAAATACTTTAAAGTCAAAAGTTGTTTCTAATATAGATATTGTTAGCAGTTTGAAAATGAAAAATCGCTATTGGTTGCTTGAATTTAATAATCAGAATGCCATTATTTCAAAAAATGTAATCATGGCTATTGGTGCTGAAGAAAAAATACTTTCCTACCCAGATTTAAAAACAATTCCTTTAGAAATTGCGTTAAATAAACATAAATTAAAAGAGTATTGTCATTCTGATGATATTATATCTGTTTTTGGTTCATCTCATTCGGCAATTTTAGTAATACGAAATATACTTGAAAATTGCCCTAAAACAAAAATATTGAATTTTTATAAATCCCCTCTTTGTTACGCTTTAAATTGTGGTAATACGATTTTAAATGACAATACAGGATTAAAAGGAACAACTGCACATTGGGCTAAAGAAAATTTACATGGAAACTTACCAGAAAATTTAAATCGTTTTCTTGCAAATGAAGAAAATTTAAAAAATGAATTGTATAAATGTACTCATGTTGTTTATGCAATAGGTTTTCAAAGAAGAAAAATCATATTAGAAGGTGTTTCTGATTTTGAATACAATCCAAAAACGGGAATTATTGCGCCAGGTTTATTTGGTTTTGGAATAGCTTTTCCAGAGCTTAAATGTGATAGTTTTGGAAATGAAGAACACAGAGTTGGATTATGGAAATTTATGAATTATATTAATAATGTTCTTCCCATTTGGCTTAGATACTCCATATAA